One Brassica napus cultivar Da-Ae chromosome A5, Da-Ae, whole genome shotgun sequence DNA window includes the following coding sequences:
- the LOC125608641 gene encoding glycine-rich protein 23-like: MHFSTIIFIIVFVVVFALGVLIAISNGCATGVVIGGGGSGGTEGGGGVGGDDGDCECGGFGGGGNWGGGGGGGGGGCGGGGGGGE, encoded by the coding sequence ATGCATTTCTCAACAATAATCTTCATAATCGTTTTTGTTGTCGTTTTTGCTCTGGGGGTTCTTATAGCCATATCCAATGGATGTGCGACGGGTGTCGTTATAGGAGGAGGTGGCAGTGGGGGTACTGAAGGCGGAGGTGGTGTTGGTGGTGATGACGGTGACTGTGAATGCGGAGGTTTTGGTGGAGGCGGTAACTGGGGAGGcggaggtggtggtggaggcgGTGGCtgtggaggtggtggtggaggcgGAGAATGA